Proteins encoded within one genomic window of Bombus vancouverensis nearcticus chromosome 4, iyBomVanc1_principal, whole genome shotgun sequence:
- the LOC117161483 gene encoding alpha-tocopherol transfer protein-like isoform X2 has translation MIEHNMLTNWDNIPSLKLGDYTLEFEISPPGPELQEVAKKELRETPEIQHESIAQLRELLKAETDLKCPLENDAWLIRFLRPCKYYPESALKLVKNYYSFKIKHADMYDNLKPSRERNIFEHNILTVLPNRDQCGRRILIIELGKKWKHNKCSLDEVFKGCVLYVEAAMLEPNTQIAGAVVVFDMDGLTLQQAWQFTPAIAKRIVDWLQDAVPLRIKNIHIINQPYVFNMVFALFKPFLREKLKSRLIFHGSDRKSFHQYVSPKCLPACYGGTLQLPRVTGSQWLELLLMCDKEFDAINSYGYKK, from the exons ATGATCGAAC ATAACATGTTGACCAATTGGGATAATATTCCGTCTCTGAAACTCGGCGACTACACGCTCGAGTTCGAAATATCGCCACCTGGACCGGAGTTGCAGGAAGTGGCGAAAAAAGAACTTCGTGAGACGCCAGAAATTCAACATGAATCGATCGCTCAACTTAGGGAATTACTGAAAG CCGAAACCGACTTGAAGTGTCCGCTGGAGAACGATGCCTGGCTGATTCGGTTTCTCAGGCCGTGCAAATACTATCCAGAATCGGCATTGAAACTCGTGAAGAATTACTACAGTTTTAAAATAAAGCACGCGGACATGTACGATAATCTGAAACCCAGCCGAGAGAGGAACATATTCGAGCACAATATTTTGACCGTGCTGCCCAACCGAGATCAATGTGGACGAAGGATACTAATCATCGAGCTTGGGAAAAAATGGAAGCACAACAAGTGCTCTTTGGACGAGGTGTTCAAAGGTTGCGTTCTGTATGTGGAGGCTGCCATGTTAGAGCCAAATACACAAATCGCTGGTGCCGTAGTCGTTTTCGATATGGATGGACTTACTCTTCAGCAGGCTTGGCAATTCACTCCAGCGATCGCGAAGAGGATAGTCGATTGGCTGCAGGACGCGGTACCTCTCCGAATtaagaatatacatattattaaccAACCGTACGTGTTCAACATGGTGTTCGCGTTGTTCAAGCCGTTCTTAAGGGAGAAGCTGAAGAGTAGG CTGATTTTCCACGGGTCAGATCGCAAATCGTTCCACCAATACGTCTCGCCAAAATGTTTGCCCGCCTGTTACGGTGGAACGCTACAACTTCCACGTGTAACGGGATCACAGTGGTTGGAATTGTTACTAATGTGCGATAAGGAATTTGACG CAATCAACTCGTATGGTTATAAAAAATAA
- the LOC117161483 gene encoding alpha-tocopherol transfer protein-like isoform X1, with protein MMESRLNDNMLTNWDNIPSLKLGDYTLEFEISPPGPELQEVAKKELRETPEIQHESIAQLRELLKAETDLKCPLENDAWLIRFLRPCKYYPESALKLVKNYYSFKIKHADMYDNLKPSRERNIFEHNILTVLPNRDQCGRRILIIELGKKWKHNKCSLDEVFKGCVLYVEAAMLEPNTQIAGAVVVFDMDGLTLQQAWQFTPAIAKRIVDWLQDAVPLRIKNIHIINQPYVFNMVFALFKPFLREKLKSRLIFHGSDRKSFHQYVSPKCLPACYGGTLQLPRVTGSQWLELLLMCDKEFDAINSYGYKK; from the exons ATGATGGAATCACGGCTAAACG ATAACATGTTGACCAATTGGGATAATATTCCGTCTCTGAAACTCGGCGACTACACGCTCGAGTTCGAAATATCGCCACCTGGACCGGAGTTGCAGGAAGTGGCGAAAAAAGAACTTCGTGAGACGCCAGAAATTCAACATGAATCGATCGCTCAACTTAGGGAATTACTGAAAG CCGAAACCGACTTGAAGTGTCCGCTGGAGAACGATGCCTGGCTGATTCGGTTTCTCAGGCCGTGCAAATACTATCCAGAATCGGCATTGAAACTCGTGAAGAATTACTACAGTTTTAAAATAAAGCACGCGGACATGTACGATAATCTGAAACCCAGCCGAGAGAGGAACATATTCGAGCACAATATTTTGACCGTGCTGCCCAACCGAGATCAATGTGGACGAAGGATACTAATCATCGAGCTTGGGAAAAAATGGAAGCACAACAAGTGCTCTTTGGACGAGGTGTTCAAAGGTTGCGTTCTGTATGTGGAGGCTGCCATGTTAGAGCCAAATACACAAATCGCTGGTGCCGTAGTCGTTTTCGATATGGATGGACTTACTCTTCAGCAGGCTTGGCAATTCACTCCAGCGATCGCGAAGAGGATAGTCGATTGGCTGCAGGACGCGGTACCTCTCCGAATtaagaatatacatattattaaccAACCGTACGTGTTCAACATGGTGTTCGCGTTGTTCAAGCCGTTCTTAAGGGAGAAGCTGAAGAGTAGG CTGATTTTCCACGGGTCAGATCGCAAATCGTTCCACCAATACGTCTCGCCAAAATGTTTGCCCGCCTGTTACGGTGGAACGCTACAACTTCCACGTGTAACGGGATCACAGTGGTTGGAATTGTTACTAATGTGCGATAAGGAATTTGACG CAATCAACTCGTATGGTTATAAAAAATAA